In one window of Rhodothermales bacterium DNA:
- a CDS encoding dipeptidase, translated as MARFRFGLRIAGLVLAAALTLFFLLAPGSVDRRMNRIAESPVGSLEQQPVSEQAAAFHAGLVVADLHANPLLWGRNLGRTYSYGHMDITRMQVSGPALQVFSAVTKVPAGLNYTRNDADSDLVRWLALTQLWPPHTWFSLRNRALYQAAKLDRVAARSDGRLVVVHSVRDLEVFLRRRQAQPGLIGGILAMEGLHALEGDADNLQTLFDAGYRVFGLTHFFDNEVAGSAHGVTQGGLTPFGRDVVAWMERHNGILDLAHLSASAFDEVLALTGRPVIVSHTGVQGTCPGPRNLSDAQIDRIAANGGLIGIGFWEGAVCEPTIDAIVEAIQYAVARAGIDHVALGSDFDGATTVPFDVTGLPWLTEALLKAGFSGAEVGQLMGGNAVRFFLMHLPPGTPGP; from the coding sequence ATGGCGCGATTCCGTTTCGGGCTCCGCATCGCCGGCCTGGTGCTGGCGGCGGCTCTTACGCTCTTTTTTCTGTTGGCGCCCGGTAGTGTGGATCGACGCATGAACCGGATCGCTGAGTCGCCGGTCGGCTCCCTGGAGCAACAGCCCGTCTCGGAACAGGCCGCGGCGTTCCATGCCGGCCTGGTCGTGGCGGATCTCCATGCCAACCCGCTCTTGTGGGGCCGTAATCTGGGGCGGACGTATTCCTACGGCCACATGGACATCACCCGGATGCAGGTGTCGGGCCCCGCGCTCCAGGTGTTCTCGGCCGTGACAAAAGTGCCTGCCGGCCTCAATTACACCCGCAACGATGCCGACAGCGATCTCGTCCGCTGGCTCGCCCTCACCCAGCTCTGGCCGCCCCACACCTGGTTCAGCCTGCGCAACCGGGCGCTTTACCAGGCGGCGAAGCTGGACCGTGTCGCCGCGCGATCGGACGGGCGGCTCGTGGTCGTCCATTCCGTGCGAGATCTTGAGGTGTTCCTCCGTCGCCGGCAGGCGCAACCCGGCCTCATCGGCGGCATCCTGGCGATGGAAGGCCTCCACGCACTGGAAGGGGACGCCGATAACCTGCAAACCCTGTTCGACGCGGGCTACAGGGTGTTCGGGCTCACGCACTTCTTCGACAACGAAGTGGCCGGTTCGGCCCACGGCGTGACGCAGGGCGGGCTGACCCCGTTCGGCCGCGATGTCGTCGCCTGGATGGAGCGCCACAACGGCATCCTCGACCTCGCCCATCTATCGGCCTCGGCGTTCGACGAGGTATTGGCCCTCACCGGCCGGCCGGTCATCGTCTCCCATACCGGCGTCCAGGGGACTTGCCCAGGACCCCGCAACCTGTCCGATGCACAGATCGATCGTATCGCCGCCAACGGCGGCTTGATCGGCATCGGCTTCTGGGAGGGCGCCGTCTGCGAGCCGACAATCGATGCGATCGTGGAGGCGATCCAGTACGCCGTCGCCCGCGCTGGCATCGATCACGTGGCCCTGGGGTCGGATTTTGATGGCGCGACGACCGTCCCGTTCGACGTGACCGGACTTCCGTGGCTCACCGAAGCCTTACTGAAGGCCGGATTCTCCGGAGCGGAAGTCGGCCAGCTGATGGGAGGCAATGCCGTACGCTTCTTTCTGATGCACCTCCCACCGGGGACGCCCGGCCCATGA
- a CDS encoding GNAT family N-acetyltransferase: MADTETVQEDATLAFYPLTSDRWSDLLTLFGDNGACGGCWCMYWRSLRVTYEAGKGDTNRAAFEQLVREGPPPGVLAYSYGVPIGWCAVAPREQLTRLTQSFILHPLDDQPVWSVSCFFVTPGRRKSKVGMALLLAAVDFVKAQGGRIVEGYPVEARHTSMPPAFAWTGFASTFLAAGFTECARRSETRPMMRLTLPD; this comes from the coding sequence ATGGCCGACACCGAGACCGTTCAAGAGGACGCAACCCTCGCCTTTTATCCACTCACCAGCGACCGCTGGTCGGATCTCCTTACCCTCTTTGGCGACAACGGCGCCTGCGGAGGGTGCTGGTGCATGTACTGGCGCAGTCTGCGTGTGACGTACGAAGCCGGCAAGGGCGATACCAACCGCGCTGCTTTCGAGCAACTGGTTCGCGAAGGCCCCCCGCCCGGCGTGCTCGCGTATAGTTACGGAGTGCCCATCGGCTGGTGTGCCGTCGCCCCACGCGAGCAGCTGACACGCCTCACGCAGTCGTTTATACTGCACCCGCTGGACGACCAGCCGGTGTGGTCGGTCTCGTGCTTTTTTGTGACGCCTGGACGGCGTAAAAGCAAGGTCGGCATGGCGCTCCTCCTGGCGGCCGTCGACTTCGTGAAAGCACAGGGCGGCCGAATCGTTGAAGGCTACCCGGTCGAGGCGCGGCATACCTCCATGCCGCCGGCGTTCGCCTGGACGGGTTTTGCCTCGACGTTCCTGGCGGCCGGCTTCACCGAATGCGCCCGCCGTTCCGAAACGAGGCCCATGATGCGCCTCACATTGCCAGATTGA
- a CDS encoding alpha-amylase family glycosyl hydrolase: MAASSVSFRLAALFVLSLLAVSAGCRPESALPTRLDPLPTGGAEPAWVTDAIFYQIFPERFANGDLANDPTRASLEYVEAVPENWQISPWTADWYSRADWEQDMGDNFYEHGVFHRRYGGDLQGVIDRLDYLRDLGINALYFNPLFYARSLHKYDGNTFHHIDPYFGPDPDGDLALMAQETSEPSTWHMTAADSLFFVLVDQAHQRSVRIVIDGVWNHTGRDFFAFADIRERQEESPYKEWYIINTFDDPATPENEFAYEGWWGVETLPLFADTPDGADLHPGPKAYIFDATRRWMDPNGDGDPSDGVDGWRLDVAPDVPTAFWADWNAHVRSLNPQAYTVSEVWFDASRFLQDGGFSATMNYHGFAFLVKGFLVDNALSASAFLQQHEERRAEYPAPMQYAMQNLIDSHDTDRLASMIVNARTAYDQPEKYDYDVNVSPRGYASYQVRKPDARERSIQQLVALMQMAGLGAPMIYYGTEAGMWGADDPDDRMPMVWHDVAYEPQRSDPLGRPRPENGMDFDENVFAFYKQVIALRNEQPALRGGAFIPLLADDALNSIAFARRDADDHLVVAINRSELAQRLEIPLDGFSEAGRVVFVTSGDASAIELGIEQERLIIGLPALTGAVVAVQ; encoded by the coding sequence ATGGCTGCTTCATCCGTTTCCTTCCGCCTCGCCGCGCTCTTCGTGCTGTCCCTCCTGGCGGTATCCGCCGGCTGCCGACCCGAAAGCGCCCTCCCCACCCGTCTGGACCCCCTGCCGACAGGCGGCGCCGAGCCGGCATGGGTGACCGACGCGATCTTCTACCAGATCTTCCCCGAACGATTCGCCAACGGAGACCTCGCCAACGACCCGACCCGCGCCTCGCTAGAGTACGTAGAGGCCGTGCCGGAAAACTGGCAGATCTCTCCCTGGACAGCCGACTGGTACAGTCGTGCAGACTGGGAGCAAGACATGGGAGATAACTTCTACGAACACGGGGTCTTCCACCGACGGTATGGCGGAGACCTCCAGGGCGTCATCGATCGGCTGGATTATCTCCGCGACCTCGGCATCAATGCGCTCTACTTCAACCCGCTTTTTTACGCCCGGTCACTCCATAAATACGACGGCAACACGTTCCATCATATCGACCCCTACTTCGGGCCGGACCCCGATGGCGACCTCGCCCTCATGGCGCAGGAAACCAGCGAGCCCTCCACCTGGCACATGACAGCGGCCGATAGCCTCTTTTTTGTCCTCGTCGACCAGGCGCACCAACGCTCCGTCCGGATCGTGATCGACGGCGTCTGGAACCACACGGGGCGCGACTTCTTCGCCTTCGCCGACATCCGCGAGCGACAGGAGGAATCGCCCTACAAGGAATGGTACATCATCAACACCTTCGACGACCCCGCCACGCCCGAAAACGAATTTGCCTACGAGGGCTGGTGGGGGGTAGAGACGCTGCCATTGTTTGCGGATACGCCGGATGGCGCCGACCTCCACCCGGGCCCCAAAGCGTACATCTTCGACGCCACGCGTCGCTGGATGGACCCCAACGGCGACGGCGACCCGTCCGACGGCGTCGATGGCTGGCGGTTGGATGTCGCCCCGGATGTGCCCACGGCGTTCTGGGCGGACTGGAACGCACACGTCCGTTCCCTCAATCCCCAAGCCTATACAGTGTCTGAAGTCTGGTTCGACGCCAGCCGTTTCCTGCAGGACGGCGGCTTTTCGGCCACGATGAACTACCACGGCTTTGCCTTTCTGGTGAAGGGCTTTTTGGTAGATAATGCCCTCTCCGCCAGTGCCTTCCTCCAGCAACACGAAGAGCGCCGCGCCGAATACCCGGCGCCGATGCAGTACGCCATGCAGAATCTGATCGATTCGCACGACACGGACCGGCTGGCTTCGATGATCGTAAATGCGCGTACGGCCTACGATCAACCCGAAAAGTACGACTACGACGTAAACGTCAGCCCCCGCGGATACGCGTCCTATCAGGTGCGCAAACCGGACGCCCGCGAGCGGTCCATCCAACAACTCGTCGCCCTCATGCAGATGGCCGGCCTCGGCGCCCCGATGATCTATTATGGCACCGAAGCCGGCATGTGGGGCGCCGACGACCCCGACGATCGGATGCCGATGGTCTGGCACGACGTGGCCTACGAACCTCAGCGAAGTGACCCACTGGGCCGGCCGCGGCCTGAGAATGGGATGGATTTCGACGAGAATGTGTTCGCATTCTACAAACAGGTCATCGCACTCCGCAACGAGCAGCCCGCACTTCGTGGCGGGGCGTTTATCCCCCTGCTGGCGGACGATGCTCTCAATAGCATCGCCTTCGCGCGCCGCGACGCCGACGATCACCTGGTCGTCGCCATCAATCGAAGCGAGTTGGCGCAGCGGCTCGAAATCCCCCTCGACGGCTTCTCGGAGGCGGGGCGGGTCGTGTTCGTAACCTCGGGGGACGCTTCAGCCATTGAGCTCGGCATCGAACAGGAGCGGCTCATCATCGGCCTGCCGGCGCTCACGGGCGCCGTCGTCGCCGTCCAATAA
- a CDS encoding extracellular solute-binding protein: MATLFAASCAPPDDRVHIRIWHQKNDVERSFFEEAVAAYNASHPDRVVEVLYKETEELRNLFIVASVGGQGPELVYGPSDNLSVFALTGAISPITTVLDSAYLAQFDDSGVIRWNDEAWLVGDQVGNHLTLVYNKALMPRPPETTDEMIVMLQALTKDDDGDGRMDRYGLTWNYTEPFFFIPFLTGFGGWMIDDAGRPTLDTEATVKAIQFVLDLRDRYQVIPRESDYNIAETLFKEGRAASIINGPWAWAGYGDAGIDYGLARIPIMSETGLWSAPVISSKGYSVNANLDDALKPYVRDVLIYLTDAAMQRQMAARLAAIPTLASVRGDSVVMANPILRASLRQVEVGLPMPLAPQLRQVWDGMRGPYQLVMNGAISAEEGARQMQAEVEKRIADTFL, encoded by the coding sequence ATGGCCACGCTCTTCGCCGCGTCCTGCGCCCCGCCGGACGACCGTGTCCATATTCGGATCTGGCACCAGAAAAACGACGTCGAGCGTTCGTTTTTCGAAGAAGCCGTGGCGGCGTACAACGCGTCCCATCCCGACCGTGTCGTCGAAGTGCTCTATAAAGAGACCGAAGAGCTCAGAAATCTCTTTATTGTCGCATCCGTGGGAGGGCAGGGGCCGGAACTGGTCTACGGCCCGTCCGACAATCTGTCGGTATTCGCGCTCACGGGCGCCATCTCGCCCATCACGACCGTGCTCGACTCGGCCTATCTGGCGCAATTCGATGACTCCGGTGTCATCCGCTGGAACGATGAAGCGTGGTTGGTGGGGGACCAGGTCGGCAATCACCTGACGTTGGTCTACAATAAGGCGCTCATGCCCCGGCCTCCGGAGACGACCGACGAGATGATCGTGATGCTCCAGGCGCTCACGAAGGACGACGACGGCGACGGGCGCATGGATCGGTACGGATTGACCTGGAATTATACCGAGCCCTTTTTCTTTATCCCCTTTCTCACCGGGTTCGGGGGATGGATGATCGACGACGCCGGCCGGCCCACCCTCGATACCGAGGCGACCGTCAAGGCCATCCAGTTTGTGCTCGACCTCCGCGATCGCTACCAGGTCATCCCCCGCGAGAGCGACTACAACATCGCCGAGACCCTCTTCAAGGAAGGCCGTGCCGCCTCCATCATCAACGGCCCCTGGGCGTGGGCCGGGTACGGCGATGCCGGCATCGACTACGGACTGGCCCGCATCCCCATAATGTCCGAAACGGGCCTCTGGTCCGCGCCGGTGATTTCGTCGAAAGGGTATTCGGTCAACGCCAACCTGGACGACGCCCTGAAGCCGTACGTCCGCGACGTCCTTATCTACCTCACCGATGCCGCCATGCAGCGCCAGATGGCCGCGCGCCTGGCCGCCATCCCCACGCTGGCATCCGTTCGGGGAGATTCGGTGGTGATGGCAAACCCCATCCTGCGGGCCTCGCTGCGGCAGGTCGAGGTGGGGCTGCCCATGCCTCTGGCCCCCCAGTTGCGACAGGTGTGGGACGGGATGCGCGGGCCGTATCAACTGGTGATGAACGGCGCGATCTCCGCCGAGGAAGGCGCCCGCCAGATGCAGGCTGAAGTCGAAAAACGCATCGCGGACACCTTTTTATAA
- a CDS encoding sugar ABC transporter permease yields MSDRLRHRLFLLALLGPTILVVLVVVAYPFFENVRISLSNMNIYHIRDWEVIGFQQYAAVLAEPRFWEILGKTIAWTLTNIVFHVVLGVFLAVILHQKFIAGRSAWRVVLILPWALPQYITALTWRGMFNYEYGAVNLILTRFLNLPAVEWLTSPFEAFVAVVLTNIWLGFPFMMVVALGALQSIPAELYEAAEVDGASAWRQFWNITVPMIKPAMIPAITLGIVWTFNNINVVWLVSNGGEPNDQTHILVSFVYEAAFSMYRFGWAAALSMIIFVILLTFTQVFLHRTHTV; encoded by the coding sequence ATGAGTGATCGCCTACGCCATCGGCTTTTCCTGCTGGCTTTGCTGGGCCCCACCATTCTGGTGGTGCTGGTGGTCGTGGCGTATCCGTTTTTTGAGAACGTACGGATTTCGCTCTCGAACATGAACATCTACCATATCCGGGACTGGGAGGTGATCGGGTTTCAGCAATACGCCGCCGTCCTGGCCGAGCCCCGATTCTGGGAGATCCTGGGGAAGACGATCGCCTGGACGCTGACGAATATCGTATTCCATGTGGTCCTGGGCGTATTTCTGGCCGTCATCCTGCATCAGAAATTTATCGCCGGCCGCTCCGCCTGGCGGGTTGTGCTCATTTTGCCGTGGGCGCTCCCGCAGTATATCACAGCGCTGACGTGGCGTGGGATGTTTAATTACGAGTACGGAGCCGTCAACCTGATTCTGACGCGGTTTCTCAACCTGCCGGCCGTCGAGTGGCTCACGTCGCCCTTCGAGGCGTTCGTGGCGGTGGTGTTGACCAATATCTGGCTTGGATTTCCCTTTATGATGGTGGTGGCGCTTGGCGCGCTGCAGTCTATCCCGGCCGAGTTGTACGAGGCGGCGGAAGTGGACGGCGCCTCGGCGTGGCGTCAGTTCTGGAATATCACGGTCCCCATGATCAAGCCGGCGATGATCCCGGCCATCACGCTGGGCATCGTGTGGACGTTTAATAACATCAACGTCGTCTGGCTGGTGTCCAACGGCGGCGAACCCAACGACCAGACGCACATCCTCGTCTCGTTCGTCTACGAAGCGGCGTTTTCCATGTATCGGTTCGGTTGGGCCGCGGCGCTTTCCATGATCATCTTCGTCATCTTGCTCACCTTCACCCAGGTGTTTCTGCACCGCACGCACACCGTTTAG
- a CDS encoding carbohydrate ABC transporter permease, with protein MRSRTLLGRMAAYAALTFFAIVSVYPVTQIITISLRPADQLLSTSLAFIPEGASLDNYRELIVETPFLAWLMNSFLVALVVTITGVALASTAGYALSRFRFMGRGALLSGLLVTQMFPATMLLLPLYVMLIQLQLLNSFIGIIIIYTATALPFCVWQMKGYYDTIPPALEEAARIDGCTPWQVFYHVVFPLAAPALVITALFSFMTAWNEYVVANVVLQDTDMFTLPLGLKLFQSTLTTKWGLYAAGSLLVSIPVVALFLFLSRYLISGLTLGAVKG; from the coding sequence ATGCGCTCCAGAACCCTCCTTGGCCGGATGGCCGCGTACGCCGCGCTGACGTTTTTTGCGATTGTATCGGTGTATCCGGTCACCCAGATCATCACGATCTCCCTACGGCCGGCGGATCAGTTGCTTTCAACATCCCTCGCCTTCATCCCCGAAGGCGCCTCGCTCGACAACTACCGCGAATTGATAGTAGAAACGCCGTTTCTGGCCTGGCTGATGAATTCCTTTCTGGTGGCGCTGGTTGTAACCATCACCGGAGTCGCGCTGGCGTCGACCGCCGGCTACGCGCTCTCACGCTTCCGATTCATGGGGCGAGGGGCCCTCCTGAGCGGGTTGCTGGTCACCCAGATGTTTCCGGCGACGATGCTCCTGCTGCCGCTGTACGTGATGCTCATCCAGCTGCAACTTCTTAACTCGTTTATCGGCATCATCATCATCTACACCGCCACCGCATTGCCGTTTTGTGTCTGGCAGATGAAGGGGTACTACGACACCATTCCGCCGGCATTGGAAGAAGCCGCACGCATCGACGGCTGCACGCCGTGGCAGGTGTTTTACCATGTGGTCTTTCCGCTCGCCGCGCCGGCGCTGGTCATCACGGCGCTTTTTTCGTTCATGACGGCCTGGAACGAGTATGTGGTGGCCAATGTGGTGCTTCAGGACACGGATATGTTCACCCTGCCCCTCGGCTTGAAACTCTTTCAAAGTACGCTGACTACAAAGTGGGGTCTCTACGCCGCGGGTTCGTTGCTGGTCTCGATTCCGGTTGTGGCGCTGTTCCTTTTCTTGAGCCGGTATCTGATCTCCGGCCTAACGCTGGGCGCCGTCAAGGGCTGA
- a CDS encoding CDP-alcohol phosphatidyltransferase family protein, with translation MAAMSEGNKISIRTLGTFWTLANMLSILRIVLVLPITYMIVEDAPIRWTLGLIFLAICTDWFDGTIARWSHTVSEWGKVLDPIADKIAASAVVLALVIAGSLPAWFLVLVLGRDLLIVLGSAIAAHRLNRVLMSIWVGKVAVFALSLTVLAALLKADPPVMQLSIWITSVLFIYSFLLYVVRYVSIFRTAGPTGDGAHDVPFTVKSVEQKAESLG, from the coding sequence ATGGCTGCCATGTCCGAGGGAAATAAGATAAGCATCCGGACGCTCGGCACGTTCTGGACGTTGGCGAATATGCTCAGCATACTCCGCATCGTCCTCGTATTGCCCATTACGTACATGATCGTCGAAGATGCACCGATCCGCTGGACGCTGGGGCTGATCTTCCTCGCCATCTGTACCGATTGGTTTGACGGCACCATCGCTCGCTGGTCGCATACGGTTTCGGAGTGGGGCAAGGTACTGGATCCCATCGCGGATAAAATCGCGGCCTCGGCGGTGGTGTTGGCCCTTGTGATCGCAGGGAGTCTGCCGGCATGGTTCCTTGTCCTCGTCCTGGGGCGGGATCTCCTCATTGTCCTCGGAAGCGCTATCGCCGCACACCGGCTGAACCGGGTATTGATGAGCATCTGGGTCGGGAAAGTCGCCGTGTTCGCCCTGTCTCTCACCGTGCTGGCGGCATTGCTCAAGGCGGATCCGCCTGTCATGCAGCTATCGATCTGGATCACCTCGGTCCTGTTTATCTACTCGTTCTTGCTGTATGTCGTGCGTTATGTGTCCATCTTCCGCACGGCCGGCCCGACAGGCGATGGCGCCCACGACGTACCTTTTACCGTGAAATCCGTCGAGCAGAAGGCAGAATCCCTGGGCTGA
- the ftsY gene encoding signal recognition particle-docking protein FtsY, producing the protein MGLFDRFKTRDSEQERLEQGLEKTRTSFLGKIGRAFRGKDQVDDEVLDNLEEALVTSDVGVKTTLEVIRMVQERVARDKYLNASELNGLIQDEIARLVIGDAPGRPADFSAPLPKKPHVIMVVGVNGVGKTTTIGKMAYQYKKAGRSVLLGAADTFRAAATEQLGIWAERADVPIIRQGHGADPAAVAFDTIASAITRDCDVVIIDTAGRLHTKGGLMDELTKIKRVMSRQIPDAPHEVILVLDASTGQNAIRQAEEFTRSVEVTGLALTKLDGTAKGGIVIGISNEFQIPVKYIGVGEGIEDLQVFDRRRFVSALFS; encoded by the coding sequence ATGGGACTCTTCGATCGATTCAAAACCCGGGACTCCGAGCAGGAACGCCTCGAGCAGGGCCTCGAAAAAACCAGAACCAGTTTTCTCGGCAAGATCGGCCGCGCCTTCAGGGGCAAGGACCAGGTTGACGACGAGGTGCTTGACAACCTGGAAGAAGCCCTCGTCACAAGCGATGTCGGCGTCAAGACGACCCTCGAGGTCATCCGCATGGTGCAGGAACGCGTCGCGCGGGACAAGTACCTCAATGCCTCTGAGCTAAACGGGTTAATCCAGGACGAGATCGCACGCCTGGTCATTGGCGATGCGCCGGGCCGGCCGGCCGATTTCAGCGCCCCGCTTCCGAAGAAGCCGCACGTGATCATGGTCGTCGGCGTCAACGGCGTTGGCAAGACGACCACGATCGGCAAGATGGCCTACCAGTATAAAAAGGCCGGCCGTAGCGTATTACTCGGCGCCGCCGACACGTTTCGTGCCGCCGCCACCGAACAGCTCGGCATCTGGGCGGAACGCGCCGACGTCCCGATCATCCGACAGGGCCACGGCGCCGATCCCGCCGCCGTCGCATTCGATACGATTGCCTCGGCGATCACCCGAGACTGCGACGTCGTGATCATCGATACCGCCGGCCGCCTCCATACAAAGGGGGGGTTGATGGATGAACTGACCAAGATCAAACGCGTCATGAGCCGGCAGATTCCCGACGCACCGCACGAAGTGATCCTCGTGCTCGACGCCTCCACCGGCCAGAATGCCATCCGTCAGGCGGAGGAGTTCACGCGCAGCGTGGAAGTGACAGGGCTGGCGCTCACGAAACTGGATGGCACGGCAAAAGGCGGCATCGTCATCGGCATCTCGAACGAATTTCAGATCCCCGTCAAATACATCGGGGTGGGAGAGGGGATCGAGGACCTGCAGGTTTTCGATCGCCGGCGTTTCGTCAGTGCTCTCTTTTCGTGA
- a CDS encoding GWxTD domain-containing protein — protein MRFLLVSLLLVLLGLPFAGSPRVGYAQSTPAPGFNVDVVSTKAPNHPGQARLDLYASIPFNALQFLKAASGFSASFDLYAEVHRLDDRNEIQALVENPAWEATAQAEHFTATQSPLNAALTSRSIYLEPGRYRVQIQVQDRASGIQMRQELMAEVRDFSPAVTVSDLILVNDFSASTQSIVPRVSDRLTVQDESFKFFYEVYADTPAEVRVERVVIRTQKSKTLPFLGWFLRRWRDEEPIGEVAYHYDAVVGLKKGRNPIVVTVPLQDYEVGEYILRVALRDADGRVVDLAERAVSLLESEARHNGRDIDEAIDQLAYVAKARDLRYIREGTSKQERFERFMAFWQKRDPTPATPDANERMDEYYHRIDFANRHYAGQTGGWQSDRGHALVLFGEPDEVEQGQANADVKHPYEVWHYRRIGRRFVFIDDVGRGEFRLISPPWDERSSIR, from the coding sequence ATGCGTTTTCTTCTCGTTTCGCTGCTGCTGGTCCTCCTTGGGCTGCCCTTCGCCGGCAGCCCACGCGTGGGCTACGCCCAATCGACGCCGGCCCCTGGATTCAATGTAGACGTGGTGAGCACAAAAGCGCCCAACCACCCCGGTCAGGCGAGGCTCGATCTCTACGCGTCGATCCCATTTAATGCGCTCCAGTTCCTCAAGGCTGCATCCGGCTTTTCGGCTAGCTTCGATCTATACGCCGAGGTGCATCGCCTCGATGATCGGAACGAAATCCAGGCCCTCGTGGAAAATCCCGCCTGGGAAGCCACCGCGCAAGCCGAACATTTCACCGCCACCCAGTCGCCCCTCAACGCAGCGCTGACGTCTCGCTCCATCTACCTTGAACCAGGGCGTTATCGGGTACAAATCCAGGTGCAGGACCGTGCCAGCGGGATACAGATGCGCCAGGAGCTGATGGCCGAAGTGCGGGATTTCTCGCCGGCCGTTACCGTCAGCGATCTGATCCTGGTCAACGACTTTAGCGCCTCCACCCAGAGCATCGTCCCCCGCGTGTCCGATCGGCTGACCGTGCAAGATGAGTCGTTCAAATTTTTCTACGAAGTGTATGCCGACACGCCGGCGGAAGTCCGTGTCGAACGCGTCGTCATCCGGACCCAGAAGAGCAAGACCCTGCCCTTCCTGGGCTGGTTCCTGCGTCGCTGGCGGGATGAAGAGCCAATCGGTGAGGTGGCGTATCACTACGATGCCGTCGTCGGGCTTAAAAAAGGACGCAACCCGATCGTGGTCACGGTGCCGCTCCAGGATTACGAAGTGGGTGAGTACATTCTGAGAGTCGCCCTGCGCGATGCGGATGGCCGCGTGGTCGACCTGGCCGAACGCGCCGTATCCTTGCTGGAATCCGAAGCTCGGCACAACGGCCGCGATATCGATGAGGCGATCGATCAGCTGGCCTATGTCGCCAAGGCGCGGGATCTCCGATACATCCGGGAAGGCACGTCCAAGCAAGAGCGCTTCGAACGCTTCATGGCATTCTGGCAGAAACGAGACCCCACGCCGGCTACACCCGATGCCAATGAGCGCATGGACGAGTACTACCACCGGATCGACTTCGCCAACCGACATTACGCCGGCCAGACCGGAGGCTGGCAGAGCGACCGGGGCCATGCCCTGGTGCTTTTTGGGGAGCCGGACGAAGTGGAGCAGGGCCAGGCGAACGCGGATGTGAAGCATCCCTATGAGGTGTGGCATTACCGGCGGATTGGCCGGCGCTTTGTCTTTATCGACGACGTGGGCCGGGGTGAGTTCAGGCTCATCAGCCCGCCATGGGACGAGCGTTCATCCATTCGGTAA
- the fmt gene encoding methionyl-tRNA formyltransferase: protein MHETSREAEPRIVYMGTAAFAVPALEHLCEAGYRPIAVVTGPDKPRGRGQQISVTPVKAAALRLGIDTLLQPERVSDPAFAEAVQALHPDIIVVVAFRILPPAVYTAARLGAFNLHGSLLPRYRGAAPIHRAVMAGDHETGVTTFFLEEKVDTGGMILQRTMAIGPDETTGEIHDRMMQLGAEVVLETVRRIANGTAIVVPQRNEEATAAPKVFTEDGVIDWSRPARQVHNHIRGLSPHPGAWTKHGDTLLKAYRSRIAAGDGSPGTVLEGGRRLVVACGEGAVELLDVQQEGKRRLPVQIFLNGYALAPGDVFHA, encoded by the coding sequence ATGCATGAAACGTCGCGGGAGGCCGAACCTCGAATCGTCTATATGGGAACGGCCGCCTTTGCGGTGCCCGCACTCGAACACCTGTGCGAGGCCGGCTACCGCCCTATCGCGGTGGTGACAGGCCCCGATAAACCCCGAGGCCGTGGCCAGCAGATCTCCGTCACCCCCGTCAAGGCAGCCGCTCTTCGCCTGGGGATCGATACCCTCCTGCAACCGGAACGCGTGAGTGACCCGGCCTTCGCCGAAGCCGTGCAGGCGCTCCACCCGGACATCATCGTCGTGGTCGCGTTCCGCATCCTTCCACCGGCTGTGTACACCGCGGCTCGGCTTGGCGCCTTTAACCTTCATGGTTCTCTTTTGCCACGCTACCGCGGCGCGGCTCCCATCCATCGCGCCGTCATGGCCGGCGATCATGAAACGGGCGTCACCACCTTTTTCCTGGAGGAGAAGGTAGATACCGGTGGTATGATCCTGCAGCGAACGATGGCCATCGGACCGGATGAAACGACGGGTGAAATACACGATCGCATGATGCAGCTGGGCGCCGAAGTCGTCCTCGAAACCGTGCGGCGTATCGCCAACGGCACGGCGATCGTAGTCCCGCAGCGGAATGAGGAAGCTACGGCGGCGCCCAAGGTCTTTACGGAAGATGGCGTCATCGACTGGAGCCGGCCGGCTCGCCAGGTGCATAACCATATTCGAGGACTGTCGCCCCATCCCGGGGCGTGGACAAAACACGGCGATACCCTGTTAAAGGCGTATCGATCCCGAATCGCCGCAGGCGATGGCTCCCCGGGCACCGTGCTGGAAGGGGGGCGCCGGCTCGTGGTGGCTTGCGGGGAAGGCGCTGTCGAACTGCTGGATGTGCAGCAGGAAGGCAAACGCCGGCTTCCGGTCCAGATCTTCCTGAATGGGTACGCACTTGCCCCGGGCGATGTGTTCCATGCATGA